One part of the Rutidosis leptorrhynchoides isolate AG116_Rl617_1_P2 chromosome 1, CSIRO_AGI_Rlap_v1, whole genome shotgun sequence genome encodes these proteins:
- the LOC139858538 gene encoding uncharacterized protein: MVASLDLQAFILRARVLKLYRQALRVAKRAPAPSKGELMHTIRQEMENNRDCNDKQKIRYLISEGLERLKGLDEMLDMQGH; this comes from the exons ATGGTTGCCTCTTTGGACTTGCAGGCTTTCATTTTGCGTGCTCGGGTGCTAAAGCTGTACAGGCAAGCTCTAAGAGTTGCCAAAAGAGCACCTGCTCCGAGTAAAG GTGAGTTGATGCATACAATCAGACAGGAGATGGAGAACAACAGAGATTGCAATGACAAACAGAAAATTCGTTACTTGATCAGCGAGGGATTGGAGAGATTAAAGGGTTTAGATGAGATGCTCGATATGCAAGGCCATTAA